One segment of Melospiza melodia melodia isolate bMelMel2 unplaced genomic scaffold, bMelMel2.pri scaffold_34, whole genome shotgun sequence DNA contains the following:
- the LOC134434308 gene encoding olfactory receptor 14J1-like, which produces LHYGTLLGSRACAHMAAAAWASAFLTALLQTANTFSLPLCHGNALGQFFCEVPQILKLSCSHSTLRKIWISLVGAFLAFGCFVFIVFSYVQIFRAVLRIPSEQGRHKAFSTCLPHLAVVSLFLSTATFAYLKPPSISSPSLDLALSVLYSVGFYFRFFYVLTSLREDTCLSCLRLFGPQIRFLPDASVFHV; this is translated from the exons ctgcactacgggaccctcctgggcagcagagcttgtgcccacatggcagcagctgcctgggccagtgcctttctcactgctctactGCAAACAGCCaacacattttccctgcccctgtgccatggcaatgccctgggccagttcttctgtgaggttccccagatcctcaagctctcctgctcacactccaccttaagaaaaatttggatttcattggttggtgcctttttagcttttggctgttttgtgttcattgttttctcctatgtgcagatcttcagggctgtgctgaggatcccctctgagcagggacggcacaaagccttttccacctgcctcccccacctggccgtggtctccctgttcctcagcactgccacatttgcctacctgaagcccccctccatctcctccccatctctggatctggccctgtcagttctgtactcagtg GGCTTCTACTTCCGTTTCTTTTATGTCCTCACCTCTCTTAGAGAGGATACTT GTCTCTCCTGCCTCCGACTCTTTGGCCCCCAAATCAGGTTCTTGCCTGATGCTTCAGTCTTCCACGTTTAG